CGTGCGGGAAATCTCGGCGATACCCGCAATATCGGCTATCGAGAGCAGCGGGTTGGTCGGTGTCTCGACCCAGATCAACTTGGTCTCGGGCGTCACCGCGGCGGCAACGGCATCGAGGTCGGCCAAGGCGACCGGGGTGTAGCGAATCCCCCACTGCGTGAACACCTTGTCGATCAAGCGGAAGGTGCCGCCGTAGGCGTCGTCGGGGATGACCACGTGATCACCGGGACGCAGCACCGCGCGCAACGCGCAGTCGGTGGCCGCCATTCCCGAGGCGAAAGCACGGCCGAAATCGGCCTCCTCGACCGCGGCCAGCGAGGCCTCCAGCGCGGCGCGCGTCGGGTTACCGGTGCGCGCGTACTCGAAGCCGCCGCGCAGTCCCCCGACACCGTCCTGGGCGAAGGTCGAACTGGCGTAGATCGGGGCGTTGACGGCGCCGGTGGCCGGATCGGGCCGGAAGCCCGCGTGGATCGCCCTGGTCGCCAGACCCTGCCACCGGTGTGCGTCGTGAGCACTGCGCTGTTCACCCATGCCGTCCAGGGTAGTGGTGCCCGGACAACAGAAACGGGGTGGACCGGTTCGGTCCACCCCGTTCGGTTGCGCTATGCCCGATTAAGGTGTCAGCGGTGCTACCTGTCCACCGGTGAGGCGACGGTAGGCGTACACCTGGAACAGGATCGCCAGCGGCGCGGCAACGAGCAGACCGACGTAGCACAGGAACGATCCGACGGCCAGGATCACCGAGTACAGCAGCCAACTCAGCAGCACCGGAACGAAATTGTTCTTGGTGACGTCGATGCTCAGCTTGATCGCATCGATGGCCGACAGGTTGCGATCGATCAGCGCCGGAGTCACGAAGAAGGCGAAGATCGACACGATCAAGCCGGGGATGTAGCAGAGCACGCTGCCGATGCTGACCGCGATACCGACCAGCAGGGTCGCGATGATCACCGGGCCGATCAGGCGGGGCTTGAAGAACGAACCCGCCGTCACCGGTACCCCGTTGGCGATGTCCAGAACACCACCGAAATAGGCCGACGAGATCGCCGCCAACAGCACCAGCAGCACGATGAGGCCGATCACCAGCACGAAGATGCTGGCCCCACCGAGGCCTGCGCTGTACTCGTAGCTGAAGCCGCTGTCATAGGAGTCGTAGGTAGTGACCCCGCTCGGCGCCACCGCCGCGGCGATGCCGAAGACGATGCCGCCGAAGATGCCCACCACCAGCGCGTAGACCAGGGTGGGGATGATCAGCGCGCCGGCATTCTTGCTGAACTTGTTCCACGCCCAGGAGAACGCATCGCCGACGCTGTAGGGCGCGGCACCACCCGGATAGCCCGGCTGTGGGTATCCCGGAGGCGGCGGTGCGAAGCCACCCTGCGGGGGCGGGGGCGGCGGGTAACCACCCTGCGGCGGAGGCGGGTAACCGCCCTGCGGGGGCGGCGGGTAACCGCCCTGTGGCGGAGGCGGGTAGCCGCCCTGCGGCGGCGGGAAGTTCCCGGGCGGGGGCGGATAGTCACCCTGCGGCGGGGGCGGCTGGTAACCACCCTGCGAGGGCGGCTGATAGCCGCCCGGCGGGACGTTCTCGGGTGGCGGGAATCCACCGGGCGGGGTGCTGCCCGGCGGAGGAGGCGGTTGTGTCATTTCACCTTCTCGTGAGAATTGAGTACCGACAAACGCCGCGCCGTCGGCGCGTGAGGTGAGCCTATGTCACGCCGGCGGTGTCGCGGCGCTCAAGATCGACATGAGTTTCAGATGAAGTCTGCGGTGCCGCACTTGGAAAATTCTTGGAAGGCACCGACGCGCGGCACCTCTCCGTCACAACCTCGTCACAGCGGCACGCAGACCGTCTTGACAAGCTTGTCGGCCAACGTCTGTCGTTTCCCATCCCAGAGCGGAAACAGGAAGCCGACATAACAGATGACAGCGTCGACGGCGTGCGCCACCTGGCGCACCACCGATGTCACGAATCCGACTGGCTGCCCGGTGTTCTGACCGACGACCTTGAACCTGAGCACCCCCTTACCCAGACTCGAGCCCGTCCTGCCCTGCTGGAATCCGAAGTTCCACAGCGCGTACGCGACCGCGAGGATCCAGGTCACGGCAAATGCCACCTGCCCGAACGTCGACGCCCCCGCCGCACACGATTCGGCGCGGGCATATCCCGAATCACTGCTGCCACACACCGTCTCCCGCGTGCCCAGCAGCAACGCATACCCGATGCCCTGCAGCACGGCGAAGGGAATGAGGTCGATGACGAATGCCAGCACCCTGCTCAACCACGGGGTGTAGGCATTCGCCGAGGACGAGGAATCGTCGCCGCTCATGGTGCCGGTCATCGGCCCGGGAGCGCGACCGTCTTCACGATCTTGTCGACCAGCGTCTGCGCCTTGGGATCCCACAGCGGGAACAACACGGCGACAAGCCATGGCAGGAAACAGATCACGTTGGCGACGAAGTAGATTAGCTGACGGAGTACCGACATGCCGAAGCCGATCGGACGGCCGGTGGCCTCTCCCACGATCCGGAATCCCATGATGGCCTTGCCGATGCTGGAACCCGTGGTCCCCTGCCGGTAGCCGTAGTTCCACACGTAATAGGCCAGTGCGAGAACCCCGCACACCGCAACGGCAACCTGCCCCAGCGTGGAAGCCCCTGTGGCACAGAACGCGCCGAGGTCGTATTGCGAAGTCTCGGTGAGGCACACGGTCTCCCGGGTACCGAGCAGCAAACCGTAGCCGATTCCCTGCAAGATCAGCGCCGGGACGGCGTCGATCAGGAATGCGAGCACCCGGGTGATCCACGATGTGTAGGCCGATTTGGGCAACGACGCGGCGGCCTCGACGCCCGGCTGACCGGGCGGCGGGGGCGCGAAACCGCCCGCGGGCGGCGGGGGCGGCGGGTAGCCACCGGGTGGCGGCGGCGGATAGTCCCCAGCAGGTGGTGGCGGTTGCTCGGTCATGGGACGCCTTCCTGGTGAGGAATTAGCCGGCTCTGCGGCCAGAACCCTACCGGAGAAGTCGCTGTCCAGGTCGGTCCCGGCACCGACCGCTTCCAGCGGTCAGTGCCGGTATCGACCGCTTCCAGCGGTCAGTGCCCCACCGGGCCCTTGGACAGCGAGCCGAGCAGATCGTGGCGGGTCAGCACACCGATCGGTTTGCCGTCCTCGACGACCATCACCGCATCGCAGTCCCGCAACGTCTTTGCCGCGGTGCCCAGCAGTTCGCCGGAACCGATGAGCGGCAACGGCGCGCTCATGTGCAATGACACCGCATCGGCCAGCTTGGCCCGGCCCTCGAAAACCGCTGAGAGCAGCTCCCTTTCGGAGACACTGCCGGCGACCTCGCCCGCCATCACGGGCGGTTCGGCGCCAACGACCGGCATCTGGGAGACCCCGTACTCACGCAGGATGGTGATGGCGTCGCGCACCGTCTCCGACGGATGGGTGTGCACCAGATCCGGCAGGGCTCCGGACTTGTGCCGCAGCACCTCCCCGACGGTCGGCTCATCGATGGAGCCGTCGAGCCTGCTGCGCAGGAAGCCGTAAGAGGACATCCACGAGTCGTTGAACACCTTCGACAGGTAGCCGCGCCCGCCGTCGGGCAGCAACACCACCACGACCGCGTCGGGTCCGGCCTTCTCGGCGACCCGCAGCGCGGCGACGACGGCCATACCGCATGATCCGCCGACGAGCAGCGCTTCCTCACGGGCGAGCCGTCGGGTCATATCGAAGGAATCGGCGTCGGAGACGGCGATGATCTCGTCAGGAATGGCCGGGTCGTAGGCGCTGGGCCAGAAATCCTCGCCGACACCCTCCACGAGATAGGGCCTGCCGGTGCCGCCGGAGTACACCGAGCCCTCCGGGTCGGCACCGATGATCTTCACCCGTCCACCGGACACCTCTTTGAGGTAGCGACCGGTGCCGGTGATGGTCCCGCCGGTACCCACGCCGGCGACGAAGTGGGTGATCTTGCCGTCGGTATCGGCCCAGATCTCCGGACCGGTGGTCTCGTAATGGCTGGCCGGACCCATCGGGTTCGAGTACTGGTCGGGCTTCCACGCCCCGTCGATCTCCTCGACAAGACGATTGGACACGCTGTAGTAGCTCGCCGGATCGTCCGGGGCCACCGCGGTCGGGCAGACCACCACCTCGGCACCGTAGGCGCGCAGCACGTTGCGCTTGTCCTCGCTGACCTTGTCCGGGCAGACGAACACGCAGTGATAACCGCGCTGCTGGGCCACCAGGGCCAGCCCGACGCCGGTGTTGCCCGAAGTGGGCTCGACGATGGTGCCACCCGGCTTGAGCTCGCCGGACGCCTCGGCGGCGTCGATCATCTTGACGGCGATGCGGTCCTTGGAACTGCCGCCCGGGTTGAGGTATTCGACCTTGGCCGCCACCACACCGGCACCCGGTGGGACCACCGAGTTCAGCTGGACCAGCGGGGTGTTGCCGATGAGCTCACTGATATGGCTGGCGATGCGCATGACACCTATCGTGTCAGGCTGCGCGCAGACTCACCACGTCGCCTCTCGGATGTACTCACCGATCTGGCGCAGCGAGCGCGTCGCTTCCCCCACGAACGGCGAACACAACTGGAAAACGTGGATCTGACCGGGCCAGATGCGCACCTCGACGGGAACGCCGGACTCGGCCAGCATCCGGGCCGCCTTTCGCGCATCGTTGAGCAGAACCTCCGAACCCGATACGTGGATCAGGGTGCGGGGCAGGCCCGGTTCGATGTGTTCCAGCGGCTCGTAGACCTCCTGGCCGTGCCGCTTGGCGGACTCCTCGACGATGGCGCCCAAAGCCTCGATGGCGCGCGGCGGGAACATTGCGTCGGTGCGCGAGTTGGGGTGCTGCGCGCGGCTGTCACTGTTGATCTCGAACAGCGGGGACATGGTGACCACCGCGGCGGGCACCTCGGTGCCCTCGGCCTGCAGGCGCTGGGCGAGGGCGAGGGCGAGGTAGCCGCCTGCCGAATCGCCGGCCAGGACGATGTTGGCGGGGTCATAGCCGGTGAGCCGCAGCCATTTGTAGGCGTCGTAGCAGTCGTCGATGGCGCTGGCGATCGAGTGCTTGGGGATCATCCGGTAGTTGACGACGAACACCGGGCTGTCGGCGAACTTGGACAGTTCGGTGACCATCCGGCCGTGGGTGTTGGCCCCGCAGGTCAAAAACGCCCCGCCGTGCAGGTAGAGGATCACCGAACGCTTGCCGTCGGCGGGCAACACCCCGGCGGCGCGGATCAGTTGGGCCGTGCAGTGCGGAAGGGCGATCGTGGCGCGCACCGTGCCCGGCGCGGGCCGCAGGACGCGGGCGGCGAAGTCGACGAGACCGAACGGCCACGGCAGCTTCGGCACGTGCGATCCGATTGCCAACGTCGGCTTGATCGTCATCATGGCTACCAGTCCGGCAAGCCTGCCCGCCAGTCCGGCACCGTCTTCGACGATCTCGACAGGACGCCAGTCGCCGACCGGGAAACGCCGCGATTGACGCGCCCTAGCAGGGATTATCGCTGCATGTGGGGCCGCGGAGACCCTGCTTGGTGCCGTCATCGCCACCACTTCCTACGCCGTTGTAGTGCCCGTTGGCCGATAAGTTGTTAGCCAGGGGGTTGAATTTAGCTTGCTCGCCGTCAATTCGTTAAACAATCCCTGATTCAAATTTGATACCGCGTTCGATACCCCAATGTGACCGCGGTTACTCGCGCGCCTACTGACTTTGTGAAATCGAGACCTAAAATCGTGATCGTGGGTCGCATCACGTCTGTCGCCGTGGCCGCCGCGGCGCTCGTCTCCACCGGTTCGGCCTACGTCGGCGCCCGCAACCTGCTGAGCGGCCAGGCCGACCAGGCCCGCCAAACCATCCCGAAATCCTGGGACGCGCCCCCGCGCGCCGACGGTGTCTACTCCCCCGGCGGCGGACCGGTGCAACGGTGGACCCGCGACACCCCTGTCGACCTGCACCTGATGATCTTCGGCGACTCCACCGCCACCGGGTACGGCAGCACCTGCGGCGACGAGGTGCCCGGTGTGCTGCTGGCCCGTGGCCTCGCCGAGGAGTCCGGTAAGCGCATCCGGCTGAGCACCAAGGCCATCGTCGGCGCCACCTCCAAGGGGCTGTCCGGGCAGATCGATGCCATGTTCGTCGCCGGACCGCCGCCGGATGCGGCCGTCATCATGATCGGCGCCAACGACATCACCAAACCCAACGGGCTGGGCCCGTCGGCGCGCCGCGTCGGCCAGGCGGTGGAGCGGTTGCGCAGCGCGGGCGCAGTCGTCGTGGTCGGTACCTGCCCCGACTTCGGCGTCATCAAGGCCATCCCGCAGCCTTTGCGGTGGGTGACACGCAACCGGGGGCTGCGGCTGGCCCGCGCCCAGGCCGCCGCGGTGCGGGCAGCAGGCGGGGTGCCGGTGCCGTTCTCGGACCTGCTGGCCCCGCACTTCTACGAGGCACCCGAGGTGTTGTTCTCCGCCGATATGTTCCACCCGTCGGCGGCCGGGTACGAGTTGGCGGCCAAGCAGCTGCTGCCGGCGCTGTGTCAGGCCCTCGGCGAGTTCAACTCGCAGACGCAGACCGAGGCCGCCCTGGAATCGCGGATGGACGGCAGTGGTTCGCTGCTGGCCCGGATCGGCAATGTCAGTCGGCTGTGGCGTCGTTCCACCGGGGTCCCCGCACCCATCGTCGTCCCGGCGAGCTAGCGTAGAGCCAACCAAGCACTTGTTCACGGAGGTCAACATGCCCGAAGCCGTCATCGTCGCCACCGCACGCTCACCGATCGGTCGGGCGGGTAAGGGATCGCTGGTCACCATGCGTCCCGATGATCTGGCCGCGCAGATGGTGCGCGCCGCCCTGGACAAGGTGCCCTCGTTGGACCCCCGCGATATCGACGACCTGATGATGGGCAGCGCACAGCCCGCCGGCGAGGCCGGCTACAACATCGGCCGTGCCGTCGCCGTCGAGCTCGGTTACGACTTCCTGCCCGGTACCACCGTCAACCGGTACTGTTCCTCCTCCTTGCAGACCACCCGGATGGCGTTCCACGCGATCAAGGCCGGCGAGGGTGACGTCTTCATCTCCGCCGGTGTCGAGACGGTGTCGCGGTTCGCCGTCGGCGCCGCCGATGGTGCGCCGAACTCCAAGAACCCCCTGTTCGACGAGGCCCAGGCACGCACCATCAAGCAGGCCGAGGACGAATCCACCTGGCACGATCCCCGCGAGGACGGCCTGATCCCGGACGTCTACATCGCCATGGGCCAGACCGCCGAGAACGTCGCCACCTTCACCGGCATCAGCCGCGAGGATCAGGACCACTGGGGCGTGCGGTCGCAGAACCGCGCCGAAGAGGCCATCAAGAGCGGCTTCTTCGCCCGCGAGATCTCCCCGGTGACCCTGCCCGACGGCACCGTCGTCTCCACCGATGACGGTCCGCGCGCCGGCACCACCTACGAGAAGATCAGCCAGCTCAAGCCGGTGTTCCGCCCGAACGGCACGATCACCGCGGGTAACGCCTGCCCGCTGAACGACGGCGCGGCGGCCGTCATCATCATGAGCGATACCAAGGCCAAGGAGCTCGGCCTGACCCCGCTGGCGCGCATCGTGTCCACCGGCGTGTCCGGGCTGTCGCCGGAGATCATGGGCCTCGGCCCGATCGAGGCCATCCGCAAGGCGCTGGCCAAGGCCGGCAAGACGATCTCCGATATCGACCTGGTCGAGATCAACGAGGCCTTCGCGGTGCAGGTGCTCGGTTCGGCGCGCGAACTGGGTATCGACGAGGACAAGCTGAACGTCTCCGGTGGCGCCATCGCGTTGGGCCACCCGTTCGGCATGACCGGCGCCCGCATCACCGCGACACTGCTCAACAACCTGGCCACCCACGACAAGACCTTCGGCATCGAGTCGATGTGCGTCGGCGGCGGGCAGGGCATGGCGATGGTCGTCGAGCGCCTCTCCTGATTTCTCACGACGCCGCGGCGGGGGTGCATACTGCGCCTCCGCCGCGGCGTCGTTGTGCATAAACTCCCTGCCGATGACCACACTCGGAACACCCCTGTCCCCGCACGCCACCCGGGTGATGCTGCTCGGCTCCGGTGAGCTCGGTCGCGAAGTCCTGATCGCGCTGCAGCGCCTGGGCGTCGAGACCATCGCCGTCGACCGCTACCCGAACGCGCCGGGGCACCAGATCGCCCACCATGCGCGGGTGCTGGCGATGACCGATGCCGACGCTCTGCGCGAGCTCATCGAAACCGAGAAGCCGGATCTGGTGGTGCCCGAGATCGAGGCCATCGCGACCCCGGTGCTCGAGGAGCTCGAGAACGCCGGCGCGGTGCGGGTCATCCCGACGGCGCGGGCGGCCCGGCTGACCATGGACCGCGAGGGGATCCGGCGCCTGGCGGCCGAGACCCTCGGCGTGCCGACCAGTCCGTACCGATTCTGCGATTCGCTGGCGGAGCTTCGGGCCGCGGTCGACGAGATCGGCTACCCGTGCGTGGTCAAGCCCGTGATGAGCAGTTCGGGCAAGGGGCAGAGCAAGATCGACGGACCCGACGGTGTCGAACCCGCATGGGAATACGCCATGTCGGGCAGCCGGGTCAGCAACACCCGCATCATCGTCGAGGGCTTCATCGATTTTGACTACGAGATCACGCTGCTGACGGTGCGCGGTGCCGGCACGTCCGCTGCGATACAAACACAGTTCTGCGAGCCCATCGGGCACCGACAGGTCAGCGGCGATTATGTGGAGAGCTGGCAGCCGCATCCGATGTCGGCCGCCGCGCTGGAGTCGGCCCAGCAGATCGCCGCCGCGGTGACCGAAAACCTCGGCGGGCAGGGCATTTTCGGGGTCGAGCTGTTCGTCAAGGGCGACCAGGTGTGGTTCAGCGAGGTCAGTCCCCGCCCGCACGACACCGGCATGGTCACGATGATCACGCAGTGGCAGAACGAGTTCGAGCTGCACGCCAGGGCCATCCTCGGCCTGCCGGTGGACACCACGCTCAAGACGCCCGGCGCCAGCGCGGTCATCTACGGCGGCGTGGACGCCTCCGGGGTGGTGTTCGACGGGGTGGACGAGGCGTTGCGGGTGCCGCGCACCGATATTCGGCTGTTCGGCAAGCCGGAGAGCTTCGTCAAGCGCCGCATGGGCGTGGCGCTGGCCTACGACGCCGATGTCGACACGGCGCGGGCCAATGCCGCCGAGGCGGCGAGTCGGGTCACCCCGCGCGTCCCCTAACCGTTGACTCTGCGCCGACGGCGCGAAAGTGCGAGTAGCCGACGCCCTCAACGCAAAGTCAACGCGGATAGTCGTCTCCACTCCCGCTCCACACGAGTGATGATGCTGGGACGCCGTTGGACCGCCGCCACCCTGACGACAATCCACCCGAGGCCGGCGATGTAGTCGTCTCGCTCGATGTCGTAGGCGAGTGCCTCCGCGTGCTGCACACCGTCGTACTCGACGGCCAGCTTGTGGTCCTCCCACCCCATGTCCAGGTAGTACTTGGGATATCCGGCTGGATCGAGGACCGGAATCTGCGTGCGCGGCTGCGGAAAACCGTCCTCGATCAGCATCAGGCGCAGCCGCGTCTCCTTGGGAGACTGAGCACCGCCGTCGGCCAGCTCAAGCACCCGCTCGAGTTGCCGCAGTCCCCTGGTGTGACGATGCCGATCGGCTAATGCTCGTACATCAGCGGGCGCCAGATCGGTAGCCCGAATTAACGCATCCAGGCGTGCGACAGCCTCGCCGATTCGGCCGCGTCGACCGAGATCGAATGCGGTGCGGTGGGCCGTGGTGACCGTCATGCCGTCGAGCACCAGCACCTCGCCGTCGAGCAGCAGATCGTGGCGGGTGATGACATGCCGCGGTGCACGGGCGTTCGGCCAGATCAGCTCGATCGGCGCATCATCGGCAACCCATTCGGCGCCATGGAGTGCTGATGCTGGCGCACCCGCGATCACCGCTTGACGCCCGGACCACAACCACGCCGCCATGGTGCGCTGTCGCAGGGTGAGCGCGGCGCGCCTGCCCGCATACACGTCAGGCAAAACGGCGCGGTAGTACACGCAGCTCGTGGCGGCTGAGTGTGCCTGCCGCCAAAGCTTCACTACCGATGAAGACCTCCGAGATGTCCATGACCGGACCGTGCCGACACGGGCCGACAGACATACGGCAGGCGCCC
The sequence above is drawn from the Mycolicibacterium neoaurum VKM Ac-1815D genome and encodes:
- a CDS encoding DUF2189 domain-containing protein yields the protein MTQPPPPPGSTPPGGFPPPENVPPGGYQPPSQGGYQPPPPQGDYPPPPGNFPPPQGGYPPPPQGGYPPPPQGGYPPPPQGGYPPPPPPQGGFAPPPPGYPQPGYPGGAAPYSVGDAFSWAWNKFSKNAGALIIPTLVYALVVGIFGGIVFGIAAAVAPSGVTTYDSYDSGFSYEYSAGLGGASIFVLVIGLIVLLVLLAAISSAYFGGVLDIANGVPVTAGSFFKPRLIGPVIIATLLVGIAVSIGSVLCYIPGLIVSIFAFFVTPALIDRNLSAIDAIKLSIDVTKNNFVPVLLSWLLYSVILAVGSFLCYVGLLVAAPLAILFQVYAYRRLTGGQVAPLTP
- the purT gene encoding formate-dependent phosphoribosylglycinamide formyltransferase codes for the protein MTTLGTPLSPHATRVMLLGSGELGREVLIALQRLGVETIAVDRYPNAPGHQIAHHARVLAMTDADALRELIETEKPDLVVPEIEAIATPVLEELENAGAVRVIPTARAARLTMDREGIRRLAAETLGVPTSPYRFCDSLAELRAAVDEIGYPCVVKPVMSSSGKGQSKIDGPDGVEPAWEYAMSGSRVSNTRIIVEGFIDFDYEITLLTVRGAGTSAAIQTQFCEPIGHRQVSGDYVESWQPHPMSAAALESAQQIAAAVTENLGGQGIFGVELFVKGDQVWFSEVSPRPHDTGMVTMITQWQNEFELHARAILGLPVDTTLKTPGASAVIYGGVDASGVVFDGVDEALRVPRTDIRLFGKPESFVKRRMGVALAYDADVDTARANAAEAASRVTPRVP
- a CDS encoding RDD family protein, producing the protein MSGDDSSSSANAYTPWLSRVLAFVIDLIPFAVLQGIGYALLLGTRETVCGSSDSGYARAESCAAGASTFGQVAFAVTWILAVAYALWNFGFQQGRTGSSLGKGVLRFKVVGQNTGQPVGFVTSVVRQVAHAVDAVICYVGFLFPLWDGKRQTLADKLVKTVCVPL
- a CDS encoding SGNH/GDSL hydrolase family protein, coding for MIVGRITSVAVAAAALVSTGSAYVGARNLLSGQADQARQTIPKSWDAPPRADGVYSPGGGPVQRWTRDTPVDLHLMIFGDSTATGYGSTCGDEVPGVLLARGLAEESGKRIRLSTKAIVGATSKGLSGQIDAMFVAGPPPDAAVIMIGANDITKPNGLGPSARRVGQAVERLRSAGAVVVVGTCPDFGVIKAIPQPLRWVTRNRGLRLARAQAAAVRAAGGVPVPFSDLLAPHFYEAPEVLFSADMFHPSAAGYELAAKQLLPALCQALGEFNSQTQTEAALESRMDGSGSLLARIGNVSRLWRRSTGVPAPIVVPAS
- a CDS encoding alpha/beta hydrolase, with amino-acid sequence MTAPSRVSAAPHAAIIPARARQSRRFPVGDWRPVEIVEDGAGLAGRLAGLVAMMTIKPTLAIGSHVPKLPWPFGLVDFAARVLRPAPGTVRATIALPHCTAQLIRAAGVLPADGKRSVILYLHGGAFLTCGANTHGRMVTELSKFADSPVFVVNYRMIPKHSIASAIDDCYDAYKWLRLTGYDPANIVLAGDSAGGYLALALAQRLQAEGTEVPAAVVTMSPLFEINSDSRAQHPNSRTDAMFPPRAIEALGAIVEESAKRHGQEVYEPLEHIEPGLPRTLIHVSGSEVLLNDARKAARMLAESGVPVEVRIWPGQIHVFQLCSPFVGEATRSLRQIGEYIREATW
- a CDS encoding RDD family protein, producing MTEQPPPPAGDYPPPPPGGYPPPPPPAGGFAPPPPGQPGVEAAASLPKSAYTSWITRVLAFLIDAVPALILQGIGYGLLLGTRETVCLTETSQYDLGAFCATGASTLGQVAVAVCGVLALAYYVWNYGYRQGTTGSSIGKAIMGFRIVGEATGRPIGFGMSVLRQLIYFVANVICFLPWLVAVLFPLWDPKAQTLVDKIVKTVALPGR
- a CDS encoding cystathionine beta-synthase, giving the protein MRIASHISELIGNTPLVQLNSVVPPGAGVVAAKVEYLNPGGSSKDRIAVKMIDAAEASGELKPGGTIVEPTSGNTGVGLALVAQQRGYHCVFVCPDKVSEDKRNVLRAYGAEVVVCPTAVAPDDPASYYSVSNRLVEEIDGAWKPDQYSNPMGPASHYETTGPEIWADTDGKITHFVAGVGTGGTITGTGRYLKEVSGGRVKIIGADPEGSVYSGGTGRPYLVEGVGEDFWPSAYDPAIPDEIIAVSDADSFDMTRRLAREEALLVGGSCGMAVVAALRVAEKAGPDAVVVVLLPDGGRGYLSKVFNDSWMSSYGFLRSRLDGSIDEPTVGEVLRHKSGALPDLVHTHPSETVRDAITILREYGVSQMPVVGAEPPVMAGEVAGSVSERELLSAVFEGRAKLADAVSLHMSAPLPLIGSGELLGTAAKTLRDCDAVMVVEDGKPIGVLTRHDLLGSLSKGPVGH
- a CDS encoding acetyl-CoA C-acetyltransferase; its protein translation is MPEAVIVATARSPIGRAGKGSLVTMRPDDLAAQMVRAALDKVPSLDPRDIDDLMMGSAQPAGEAGYNIGRAVAVELGYDFLPGTTVNRYCSSSLQTTRMAFHAIKAGEGDVFISAGVETVSRFAVGAADGAPNSKNPLFDEAQARTIKQAEDESTWHDPREDGLIPDVYIAMGQTAENVATFTGISREDQDHWGVRSQNRAEEAIKSGFFAREISPVTLPDGTVVSTDDGPRAGTTYEKISQLKPVFRPNGTITAGNACPLNDGAAAVIIMSDTKAKELGLTPLARIVSTGVSGLSPEIMGLGPIEAIRKALAKAGKTISDIDLVEINEAFAVQVLGSARELGIDEDKLNVSGGAIALGHPFGMTGARITATLLNNLATHDKTFGIESMCVGGGQGMAMVVERLS